A stretch of Oceanispirochaeta sp. DNA encodes these proteins:
- a CDS encoding ABC transporter permease codes for MQNINKKNIDWSSVGILLSLLLMFTFFSIRSENFLSTNNMLNILRQISITGICAVGMTTVILTGGIDLSVGSVIGLSAVSCALMLSSGVPILLALLITFIIALGIGAVIATFINYVTIPPLITTLAMMTTLRGAIYLICGGMPVYGLPVSFKFLGQGNLLGIPVSVIIMVFFFIAGIILLNKTVFGRCVYGIGGNEEATRLSGVNIKAVIYKVYMLEAFLAAMSGLVLMSRVNSGQPSAGDGYEMDIITAVVLGGVSVSGGEGKLFKVIIGVLFMGVLANGMLMLNISEYWQRVVKGLVLLLAVSIDILSKKQKIKA; via the coding sequence ATGCAAAATATTAATAAAAAGAATATAGATTGGTCCAGTGTGGGGATATTGCTATCCCTTTTGCTTATGTTTACCTTTTTTTCAATCAGGTCGGAAAATTTTTTAAGCACCAATAATATGCTCAATATACTCAGGCAAATCTCAATTACCGGAATCTGCGCCGTCGGTATGACCACGGTGATCCTGACCGGAGGGATTGACCTCTCCGTGGGGTCTGTCATTGGATTATCAGCCGTTTCCTGTGCCCTGATGCTCAGTAGTGGAGTTCCCATACTACTGGCTCTGCTTATTACTTTCATTATTGCCCTTGGTATCGGTGCCGTGATTGCGACTTTCATCAATTATGTCACCATACCCCCCCTCATCACGACCCTGGCTATGATGACCACTCTCCGAGGGGCCATATACCTCATCTGCGGGGGAATGCCTGTCTATGGTTTGCCTGTCTCTTTCAAGTTTCTGGGCCAGGGAAATCTTTTGGGAATCCCCGTGTCTGTCATCATAATGGTGTTCTTTTTCATTGCCGGTATTATTCTTCTCAATAAAACGGTCTTTGGACGCTGTGTGTATGGAATCGGTGGGAATGAGGAAGCTACCAGACTCTCCGGGGTCAACATCAAGGCTGTCATCTATAAGGTCTATATGCTGGAAGCCTTTCTGGCAGCCATGTCAGGACTTGTCCTTATGTCCCGTGTCAACAGTGGTCAGCCCAGTGCCGGAGACGGATACGAAATGGATATCATTACGGCGGTTGTATTGGGTGGTGTCAGTGTCAGCGGTGGAGAAGGGAAACTCTTCAAGGTTATCATAGGTGTTCTGTTTATGGGTGTTCTCGCCAATGGAATGCTGATGCTGAATATCAGCGAGTACTGGCAGCGGGTCGTGAAAGGACTTGTCCTGCTGCTGGCTGTTTCCATTGATATCCTCTCTAAAAAACAGAAAATCAAGGCATAG
- a CDS encoding sugar ABC transporter ATP-binding protein: protein MDDYLLELKGIRKEYPGVVALKGVSLGFREGEVHAIVGENGAGKSTFIKIITGAIEATSGDVYFEGQKLKDSSPAERLHLGITAIYQEFNLFDHLSVAENIYYNRYDKKRGFIDYKSIEKKSKKVLDSLGVLIDPKMLVKDLTVGYQQLVEIAKSVSRTVKIMIMDEPSAPLTNNELEYLFRIVEKLKIDGIAIIYISHRLEEIFEICDKVSVFRDGEYISTSLVKDTNKNELIKLMVNRDLDHSFPQIEMERGEKVLEVKNLNTSVLKDVSFSAFKGEKLGFAGLVGAGRTEVARVLFGADRLTSGEILIDGKKVGIHSPKDGVQNGIGLIPEDRKQQGTLLHMNIKENISFAYMKNLTGTLGIISDAKENKLSAEQIRSLKIKTPSSDQLVKNLSGGNQQKVVLAKWLLMESKILIFDEPTRGIDVGAKQEIYNLINELALMGKVIIMISSEMPELIGMSDRILVMAGGKITGELSKEETTQEKILELASVAREVENAKY from the coding sequence ATGGATGACTATTTATTAGAGCTCAAAGGGATTAGAAAAGAGTACCCCGGAGTTGTTGCGCTGAAGGGTGTTTCCCTGGGGTTCAGAGAAGGTGAAGTTCATGCCATTGTGGGAGAGAATGGAGCCGGGAAATCTACATTTATAAAAATAATTACAGGTGCTATCGAAGCCACTTCAGGGGATGTCTATTTTGAGGGGCAGAAGCTGAAAGACAGCAGCCCTGCAGAGAGGCTGCACCTGGGAATCACTGCCATCTACCAGGAGTTTAATCTATTTGATCATCTCTCTGTTGCAGAGAACATTTATTACAATCGATATGACAAAAAAAGAGGATTTATCGATTATAAATCCATAGAAAAGAAATCAAAAAAAGTCCTGGACAGTCTTGGTGTTCTGATCGATCCCAAAATGCTGGTCAAAGATTTGACTGTTGGATACCAGCAGCTGGTGGAGATTGCAAAATCTGTTTCCAGAACAGTCAAAATCATGATCATGGATGAACCCTCTGCCCCTCTGACCAACAATGAACTTGAATACTTATTCCGGATTGTTGAAAAACTGAAAATTGACGGCATCGCCATCATATACATTTCTCATAGACTGGAAGAGATCTTTGAAATCTGTGACAAGGTTTCCGTTTTCAGAGACGGTGAGTACATTTCTACATCCCTTGTGAAAGATACAAATAAAAATGAGCTGATCAAGCTGATGGTGAACCGGGATCTGGATCATTCTTTTCCGCAGATCGAAATGGAGAGAGGAGAAAAAGTCCTTGAGGTTAAAAACCTGAATACTTCTGTTTTGAAGGATGTTTCTTTCTCTGCATTTAAGGGTGAGAAACTGGGTTTTGCCGGTCTGGTGGGAGCAGGGAGAACCGAAGTGGCTAGAGTCCTCTTCGGAGCCGATCGTCTGACCAGCGGTGAGATCCTGATCGATGGAAAGAAGGTGGGGATTCACTCTCCAAAAGACGGTGTACAGAACGGGATCGGCTTGATTCCCGAGGATAGAAAACAGCAGGGTACCTTGCTGCATATGAATATAAAAGAGAATATCTCCTTTGCCTATATGAAGAATCTGACTGGAACCCTGGGCATCATCTCTGATGCAAAAGAGAACAAACTCAGTGCTGAACAGATCCGGTCTCTTAAAATAAAAACACCCTCCAGCGATCAACTTGTCAAAAACCTGTCCGGGGGAAACCAACAGAAGGTTGTGCTGGCTAAATGGCTTCTTATGGAGAGCAAAATCCTGATTTTTGATGAACCCACCAGGGGAATTGATGTAGGTGCCAAGCAGGAGATTTACAACCTGATCAATGAACTTGCTCTCATGGGAAAAGTCATCATTATGATCTCTTCCGAAATGCCTGAACTGATTGGTATGAGTGACAGAATCCTCGTCATGGCCGGCGGAAAAATCACCGGTGAATTATCTAAAGAAGAAACAACACAGGAAAAGATCCTGGAATTAGCATCGGTTGCCAGGGAGGTGGAAAATGCAAAATATTAA
- a CDS encoding sugar ABC transporter substrate-binding protein, whose product MRKLLLVLLCTLMTFSVMANGQSDASASGEKKLKIGYTVQSMENAYFVSVVEGMKVAAKDMGIDLIVADAAADASKHVAHIENFIAQQVDVILISPVDEKAPEDAVANAQAQGIPVIGINQTVKGSSAFIGTSEYDFGYNGGIIAGQWLNEKEAAGTISDVLNKKGEIEVVVIRYDVIASLIDRGDGLKAGMEETYTGSAKFDYVFEQDAADADTGYKVAETALTANPNVAIFLGINDSSALGVYEACLARKNHTINNTCITGLDALPQALELIAGDTMYQGTVDIQPAKLGRDALEIAMKVLADGPIKEKILIDMKIVTDANIGEYIK is encoded by the coding sequence ATGAGAAAATTACTATTGGTTTTATTATGTACCCTTATGACTTTCAGTGTTATGGCAAATGGACAGTCTGATGCATCTGCTTCGGGTGAGAAAAAACTGAAGATCGGTTATACCGTTCAGAGCATGGAAAATGCCTATTTCGTATCCGTTGTGGAAGGCATGAAAGTTGCCGCGAAAGATATGGGGATTGATCTTATAGTCGCCGATGCGGCAGCTGATGCTTCCAAGCATGTGGCTCATATTGAAAACTTTATTGCCCAGCAGGTTGATGTTATTCTCATCAGCCCTGTAGATGAAAAAGCACCCGAAGACGCCGTTGCAAATGCACAGGCTCAGGGCATTCCAGTTATCGGTATTAATCAGACAGTCAAGGGATCTTCTGCTTTTATCGGTACAAGTGAATATGACTTTGGGTACAATGGCGGGATCATTGCCGGACAGTGGCTCAATGAGAAAGAAGCTGCTGGAACAATTTCAGATGTTCTCAATAAGAAAGGTGAAATCGAAGTTGTTGTCATCCGCTATGATGTGATTGCCTCCCTAATAGATCGCGGTGACGGTCTGAAAGCCGGAATGGAAGAAACATATACAGGTTCTGCAAAGTTTGACTACGTATTTGAGCAGGATGCTGCCGATGCAGATACGGGTTATAAAGTGGCCGAAACTGCTCTGACTGCCAATCCAAATGTAGCTATCTTCCTGGGAATCAATGATTCATCTGCCCTTGGTGTGTACGAAGCCTGTCTGGCCCGTAAAAATCATACTATTAACAATACCTGTATCACAGGTCTGGATGCACTTCCCCAGGCCCTTGAGCTTATTGCCGGAGATACCATGTATCAGGGAACTGTCGATATTCAGCCTGCAAAACTGGGCCGGGACGCCCTTGAAATTGCAATGAAAGTTCTTGCTGACGGACCTATAAAAGAAAAAATCCTCATTGACATGAAAATTGTAACTGATGCCAATATCGGCGAATACATCAAATAA
- a CDS encoding response regulator, protein MYTIVIADDDEILLRGLSENFDWVRLGIEIAATADDGKIALDAVKTFHPDILLTDIRMPHLDGLELISKVKNFDSEIATVIISAHDDFSYAHKAIKQGAEDYILKPINLESLESVMQKIVKDKDLKSHMSRKISSIDRLEDEKRSHDTISMYNQVLSGIPGYPDLLREYKTLLPVEKYKAFSVTIIRTRSENLNQIRQALHKKPVPGIEILSHFGKILILSISESRVTLKENLDQVKKNLLDDFSDLNGSSLFFENGSTVNQFLNLSQSYQEALRVEDLFFIHGPKRDLYLSDFKAESDGYDFRSEAAADKLAQLTMLGNFKAVPQCMDEYGLCIRNCGQKARIVFIFTLSKIFAAIEREALKLSIHTADVMGDSKDLLDKILAAETCSESLDLLKEKLCPLSEFLNLKSDHSLDQLMINAFTFIEENYTNPELRINMVASEVGLSKSYFSIVFKEAAGSSFTDYLTDFRIEKAKTLLSNTNYRSYEISYMVGYNNPTYFSSAFKKQTGMTPSGYIKTVR, encoded by the coding sequence TTGTATACAATAGTTATTGCCGATGATGATGAAATCCTGTTACGGGGGTTATCTGAGAATTTTGACTGGGTTCGGCTGGGCATTGAGATTGCGGCTACGGCAGATGATGGGAAGATCGCATTGGATGCTGTGAAAACATTTCACCCGGATATCCTTTTGACGGATATCAGAATGCCCCACCTGGATGGCCTGGAACTGATCAGCAAGGTGAAAAACTTTGATTCTGAAATCGCCACTGTCATCATCAGTGCCCATGATGATTTTTCTTATGCCCATAAGGCCATAAAACAGGGTGCGGAAGATTATATTCTAAAACCCATCAATCTGGAGAGCCTTGAATCTGTTATGCAGAAAATTGTGAAGGACAAGGATCTGAAGAGTCATATGTCCCGGAAAATCAGCAGTATTGACAGGCTTGAGGATGAAAAGAGGAGTCATGATACAATCAGTATGTACAATCAGGTTCTATCGGGTATTCCGGGGTATCCTGATCTGCTTCGGGAGTATAAGACTCTTCTTCCTGTTGAAAAGTACAAGGCTTTTTCTGTCACAATAATCAGGACAAGGTCAGAGAATCTGAATCAGATCCGCCAGGCCCTTCACAAAAAACCGGTTCCGGGAATTGAAATTCTTTCTCACTTTGGAAAAATCCTGATCCTCTCCATCTCTGAAAGCCGAGTGACTCTTAAAGAGAATTTGGACCAGGTTAAAAAGAATCTGCTGGATGATTTCTCCGATTTAAACGGGTCATCTCTGTTCTTTGAAAATGGAAGTACGGTCAATCAATTTCTCAACTTGTCACAGTCCTACCAGGAGGCTCTCCGGGTTGAAGATTTGTTTTTTATACATGGACCCAAAAGAGACCTTTATCTGAGTGATTTTAAAGCAGAGAGTGACGGGTATGATTTCAGGTCAGAAGCGGCTGCGGATAAACTGGCCCAGCTGACAATGCTGGGAAATTTTAAAGCTGTGCCACAGTGTATGGATGAGTACGGGCTTTGTATCCGGAATTGCGGTCAGAAAGCCAGAATCGTATTTATTTTTACTTTGAGCAAAATATTTGCTGCTATAGAACGTGAAGCATTGAAACTGTCCATACATACTGCGGATGTAATGGGAGATAGTAAGGATCTTCTTGATAAAATCCTGGCAGCAGAAACCTGTTCTGAGAGCCTGGATCTTCTCAAGGAGAAACTCTGTCCTCTCTCAGAGTTTCTTAATCTGAAAAGTGACCACTCCCTGGATCAGCTGATGATCAACGCCTTCACCTTCATTGAGGAAAACTATACAAATCCGGAGCTGAGGATCAATATGGTGGCCTCAGAGGTCGGGTTGAGTAAAAGCTATTTCAGCATTGTTTTCAAAGAGGCTGCAGGTTCGAGTTTTACTGATTATCTGACAGACTTCAGAATTGAAAAAGCCAAAACTCTGCTGTCCAATACTAATTACCGCAGTTATGAGATCAGCTATATGGTGGGGTACAATAATCCGACCTATTTCTCATCAGCCTTTAAAAAGCAAACCGGAATGACTCCCTCGGGATATATTAAAACTGTCCGGTAA